In Magallana gigas chromosome 1, xbMagGiga1.1, whole genome shotgun sequence, the sequence TTTGGATGACTGTGTATTAAACATTATACAACTCATACAAAtacttattaaaatgaaaatcataatgCTGGGAAGACGATCATTGCCAGTAGGCATCGCCTTCAgatcatttcttttaattcactTGAAataccaaaataatttttttctataaattttctatttttatagaCACATCTTGGGGATTTAAATTTCCTGGTTTTCACCGTACTTGGATTTTTTCCGCTTAAGCAGAATTCATTTAACCCCATTCATTAGCTTCAATATGAAACTAAATAGACATGCTTCGAGGGCGTTTTCTCTTTTAGTAGGGGATGttgtcaaagaaaatacggATTGCGTTGAAAGTAGGTAAGAGTAGGAAGTTGAAATGTGCAGCGATATATacacatttacatttattgttATTGTACGTTCACTGTATTTGCTTTCCTTTAATTCCATTAAACGCATTCTAGAATTTCGGAAATTgcatctttgttttgttttcagaaGCATTTTGGagggatatttatttttatttttatgaaattaaatattgttatattattattaatacgCAGGACCGACTACGATTTCTTCTCTTATTTATGATCTTGACAATGAGCATACGGCAGGTGCGACCGGTCGGCAAGGGATGCTTACTAGTCCAAGGCACCTGATCCcatctctatctttttagaggtccgccCCACTGTGTTTCTCTGCTTTAAATTCGTATTTcgctttatggatttttgagatggttgacggtttgttattgtcatttcatCATTTTGCATATAGTTATGTTATTCAATCGTTATCTTTAGGGTGCATTAGATCGTTAAATCGGGTTTTTTCTAGCTTGATTTGTACAAGTTTCCAACataaggaaaaaaatgttttagaaattcaTTCATAGCGGAAAAAAAGAGGGCAGGGGTCGCCACATCTTAGATGATAAAATTCAGCAGTCGCTATGcacatgaaattttttttatgaaacacGTAATTTGTTTGAATAATACGCCatatttattatctattaatAACCATCAGAAGAGAAAAATCTGCGCTACCAAAAAATGATACCTATTAACAAAACAACTTGCGTAAAATAGATTGTAATGAATCCGAATTGACTGTTACGGAACTGTATACCAATTGCGTGACTTGTATGTTACAGaggctatatacatgtatatgattgaCGAGCCAGATTATACCAGTCAAACGATTTAAGCCATTTAAGACGAAGAAACTGGATTGTtcacacttaaaaaaaacccataagaGCGCATTAGACATAAAGGTATGTTTTGCACATTTCACCTATTAATATATTCTTATCCATgtagaaatgtacatgtaccagctaGTCAGTTGAAGTGGAAATTATTCTTAACTGCGCTCGTATAAATTAAAGGTTATTAAATGTAAGGCTGTCGCAAAATGATAGTGGTAATGGTTTATAGTCATGGTTTTCCTACCAGTGATAAAGATCTATGTCGTCAATGTGATATCGTTACTTTTAGGTAATGATATTCTGTGAGGGTCAACATATagaattcataatatttttttttgtaattttttgttagTTTGTGGGTTGTTTTTCACGACATTTTTTTCTGGTCCATGACGGCAGCTTTCAATATCTGGAAAACTCAGTTACCAGAACATTGAATTCGTCATCCTAAAGatgatatgcatgtattttgaaaataaaataaattgtcctGTTTTCTAGAAGAGAAATGTTCATTGCTTTTAACTTAAACAAAAactgaactttttaaattttgcaacGATTGCCAAACAAGTTCTACAGATAATCTCAGTATTTTTTGTTGGCACGTATGTTTGCGCTAGTGGGTCAATCTTTAGTGTAGGGGACAACCAATGTGCACAGGGAAAACCCACGTGTTAAGCGGGCGgccatatctttttttaaaatacaaaccCCTGAAGAAAACGAGGATCGAACTCAGGTCGCAGAGATGATAAGTGAATGCTTTGTCCACTATGCTACTTGATACTTAGTAGTATATTACCTTCATAGAAATATcacattttatattatattttgaaaaaaatcatcactAGACTAAGAGACCTAGTTAAAACAACTTTCGTTTTCAATATTGTACTTTTATTATCTATGGAACATATAAATGacataattaaaacattatgATAGAGAAGGTTGTCgtcttttcaacaaaattcgTCGTTTGTGTTCTGAGGGTTGATTTTTTCGTTTAGATTCTTTTAATCATTACATTGAATTTGGCTcaattgtaattaataaaaaaataaacactacCAAATTTAAGTGCGCAATTGTGATGAAAAGTACGTTTACCCATTGTGTTGAACGCTGTAATTTATCGTACATTAACACATgtcttttctttaaatcatttggaaaatgattattttcatagaaaaaagtaatcttcttgattttataactcaaaatatgtacatgtattgcaatCACTTAAAgagggatgtgcggccatcttgtacattttagGATaggaatgaaaacattttttgaactgACTTTTTTCTGtccgaaactggccaaaaattttgccaaatgatataaaagcaataaatatgaagtcctacatgtcattttgtttgaaaagtatgcttACAAGAACAGACCAATGCCTTTTAAATCACTCAGAACAGTTGTCGAACAGCGCAAGTACAGACTTATTCTTAGGTTTAAAACTATGAACAAATATGAATgaggttcattggtgtcctatctacaaccatttgttgagaaaaagtttgaattgtactcatttaaagtagtccgagtatcgcactacgtcatattACGGATTTTAcgatattggttcgacttttacaaagcgtttttgatacccggtattgattttgctctacatcgctgctgtaaacaatggcaataataagcaatttgaacggtaatatatgtattctatgagagatagaaatgaaataatgttgagaaactcgattctgttaaagtaaaatgaaaaacgaagcttctgattaaccaggatctcaggtatgcttatatcttctttgttttgacccccccccccccaatttttctttttcttttactaaaaccggtttaaatttagagacagaagctatttcgaatttaatcaatcgtcaattgattaatgtttaaatgatatctaacattgttgacagatctaggcagaaaactgtagcaaaatgttatttttacggattttttcgtcagggtctacttggtttagagcttatagcgtgaaaagtaatccgtcaacatataatttattttaccaaatcttttttctaagatgtcaatctatataataaacaccatgaatttaagtttgagtccataaaatagtaacaaaattaccaaacacgttactagcattgcattttttgtattctattttgatacatcaggtccataaagcgtacttacttaaaaaatatttgcgcaaaattattgatgagatatggcttaaataaatatttatactcttttttgtatgttcagttctcattttcccaaaattggtaattatttttaggaaaaacggacatctggcaaatttcataattgtcaataattttcgcaaggggggtACACCCgcctgagaggtgataacagacaaactagcatgtaaacatacatattttcttttgtatatgtattgctagaatgtatatttacctGGTTGTCCATCCGAATTTTGTCAGACcggaatatatattttcatatatatttattttgtcaaatacctaaaaatataagaattttccgatcacatgatttaaataataatattacgTATTTACCCAGAAAGTACATCTGGTAATGTTGTATTTTACATAGCTTTTGGTATAATGTTTTCAGCAGCGAGTGTCCTTATTTTTGTAAGTGCCtatattgatataatttgttcatataccatacatgtatgtgtaagtTTTAAGCAACAAGTAACAGTGTTATTTATAGTTATAAAGCACGTATACCTGTAATACAGAATATAAAATTAAGTAAGTTATTGATGGATTTTATCATAGGTTACctacatttttcattgaaattcattCTGATCACCGGCTAGAGGTTTTCATTTCACAAACTGgaatgtttttataattattttttcagtatTTGATTGATATGAGgtttaaaaatgtgtaaatttatAAGAAGTGTAATTAAGATTTTGTTGATTAAGATGttcaattaattattttgtaagttaaatatatgcatatatctTAAATTGATTTTGTGATTTATTAAAGGATTATTGCCAAAAAATTATTATTGCGAGTATTTATTTTTAGGATCTGTCTTCTTTTTGGATTTcttcattcatttattcaaacatcgTTTGATCATGAAAAATTACAATTCGAACCCAGCAGTGCACTTTCTTTATTTAGACAAGTGATCAAACTTGTTTTCAACAAATGGTTGaagagaggacaccaatgaacctcagatttttaaatcttcaaaataagtatgTAGCTGCGCTGCGCAGTTTGACAACTTTTCTGAGTGATTAAAGAGACATTTTTCTTGTTATTGTACGCATACTTATTAACCAAAATGGcatgtaggacttcatatttattgcatttagatcttttggcaacatttttttgCAAGTTTTGGGCAGAAACAAggcagttcaagaaatgtttacatttttatcccccaaatgtacaagatggccgcacatccccttaatgattttatggtttgttttgttggtttttttttttacagaaaactaAAATGGCGGAGGCCGTGGTTCGTTGTGGTGTGTGTGACAGCGTGGCCACGGAGTATTGTAAACCTTGCTTGCTGATACTGTGTGAAGGCTGTGCAAAAGGTCATCCATTTTATAGTGGTCAACATGACATTGTACCATACTGGGAAATAAATGTACCTACATTTCCCACCATTTGTTCTAGGCATAAAAAATACTCGTGTACTACTTACTGCAAAGACTGCAAAATTCCGGTTTGTAAGAAATGTTCGAGTCgtaaaaatgaacataagaAACACAATCTAATATCAATAGAAGATTTATCAAAGATAAAAGAAGCAAATGAGTCTCTAGAAAAAAGGAACTCTATGCGACCAAACATTGAGATGAAGGAATCTTCTGCTGACGATATTACTTCTACTGAAAAACAGATAAGTGAAAGTATCAAGATGAGTTATGTTGATAAAGgagaaatttttaaagtatttgagGAAACTGAGACAGCTCTATCAGGGAATGAAccagaaaaaatcaaaaaggtaACTATAAGATTTTTGTGTCCGGTTATAATCACTTGGGGAAGGTAATAAGAAATATTGATTTCACTAATATCAAAACTCCCTTATTTAGATCAGTGAACTAAAAATTGCTATAACAATTCTATATTGCAacgtttatttgtttttattttttggcacaAAGTATTAGGGAGTGCAAAATGATAATTGGTTTAGGAGTTGTAATCATCTACAAGTGTGGTTTGATTTTATTAAGACATAATAAACAGCAATTACAAACATTAATATAGAGACATGATTGGCAGACcaaattctatgaaaagatcttattttgcatatcctgttttatctaaaatatttttgactGATTTAGACTGGTAGCGCCTACGTAAATGTGGATTTTGAAGTACAGGAGCTGGATTGCTTTCACGGCATGTTACCACGAGAGGAAGCCGAACGTTTGCTGATCGAGGACGGAGACTTTTTGGTGCGAGAGAGTAATGATCCAGAGACAAATGAACCTTGTTGTGTTTTGTCAGCGTACTTTCAGGATCATcgtcattttattttgaaatgccCTGATGTAAGTTATGGCCGTAAGATCACAAAGCTGTATTAGATTTCGCTTGGTCGTTGTCCAAAATTGCTTATTTACCATTAAAGGACACTTACATTTTTGACTAAGCATTAGAGTTAATTTAtgttttcgtaaaaaaaaaaaaactgaaaagcAATTAAAACGTACAGTCCTGTTCTATTGTCTAGTACCTTGGTAATAACAGATAAAGgctaaattataattataaatcataCGACATGTAAAAGCATAGGAATGTAAATCGATAATTAGACACGTTTCTCAAAGGTAAAGTTTGCTGGGCTAAAATGTCTTTGGACTTAAGAAAAGGTAACATAGGACTAATGGTAATGCCTtagcattttcaaaaaatacttttcttatttttttttcattaggaACAGAAACATGCCTCCAAAGATAGACATGATTCAATATTAGCTAAGGTCAACCAGTTTTATATAACTGGGAAGCCGTGGGAAGATTGTCCTGATAATATTCTGAAACATCCAATTCCTAGAGAACAATGGCTTATTAAAAATGATGACGTCGTTTTGGAAATGGAACTGGGAAAGGTAAGTCATTAGTAGTATATTTAGAAACTAGTAatttatattatacattgttTGCATTGTCAtctcttgtttatttttaaacaaacaatttaagttgtttaaaatacatttatcatgaaaaaaatgaaattttcacatGGGTTTTATACATGCATCCCAACGTTTAGTTTTTGAAGTTGAATATagcttaaatatttttaaaatatcaagtatTATTTTCCATAATAGTAACTTTTTGGGGTGCGCATGCGTCTATTCACTGAGAAGGAGCTTTTTGCATATGtctttgttttcctttgatTTTCGATACTATCGATCATCCTTCTGTCACACAGGGCTACTTTGGAGTGGTTAACAAAGGAATTTATAAGCCTAAGGATATTTCTGTAGCTGTGAAAACGTGTAAAGAAACACTCACACAAAAACAGACGAAGACGCTGCTGAAAGAAGGTAGAAGCCTGGTTGATTACGATCATCCTAACATTGTAAAGTTTATCGGAATTGCGGCCATCAGGCCGCCCGTTATGATCGTTATGGAATATGTAGCAGGTAAAGGCAGGTGCAAACTACATGTGTGTAAATAGGATAAAAGCAAAATCAGACATTCTGTGGTTTCATATTTATTCTAGGATATCCATTtttgtggataaagtgaaaatcaaagtttcaaggatacgtaaatttgtatttataagggactatatatgatatgggcctaaaatggcctcctaaaatgaacatcatcattttactgttatTCTTTGCTTTCTTTGTACAGATGTATATGTGATGTTTTCACATAATGTTCgttttgattcaactgcccacaatttagaaatattacatcgtaaagacaaccgtTTCCCAGCCgccattttttcatttttagcataaaacagctttgTTTTcgagcagtttttctttcagaaaacataaagcgcatgcttgaacaaacaaaatagtttaatcaGAGTtgtatctagccaaggctaataagtCACCAAAAACATTACATTGTAGGAGGTGACTTGCTAAGCCATCTACAAAAGCATGCAAATACGTTAAGAACAACACAGCTGACACAAATGTGTGCAGATGCAGCAAGGGGAATGACTTACCTGGAGAGCAAAAACTGTGTCCACAGgtagaataaaaataattcacttAGACCCTTGTCATACatttattcttatatttttatagatacTGCGCCTATATGCTTTAGCTACTCAAAATTTTAACATGTGAAACCTAACAatgtacaatataatattacaggACTACATTTCTAATTAAATTGTATTCGTACAACAAATTGcatctacaatgtatttaattaaatatctgAAACACTCAGTTTTGAATTATGTACATaccatttttattgaataattattttacacaCATATAACCAACTACTCGATTTTTAAGGAtaatgtttttttcattatctcaaaatttttaattattgcttTGCATACTTGACGTTTAGCAAATTCGACACATTCTCTTCTTCTTGCATTCATTAAACCACAACATATTTCATAATAGAGAAAGAGATTAGatataaatgcaaatatttttgcttATTATACCGAATATATCAAACACAAATTTCCTACATTATGTCTTCATAGTTCTTAGTTTCAAGTCAATGTctaaaattgaatcatatacCATGGAAAACAATAAGTACCcaaatctgttataacaaagcTAACGGCACGGAACTAAGTGATTGAAGATGGTCTATTAGTGACATCATTTATTACTTTCCTATCAATGTAACTGGAGTATTTTTAGAGATACGTATGGTACCATGGAACACAATACTAATGCATTTAAATTTGTTGATACAGAGCAAACAGCACAGATAAATAAAGATGGTCAAGTAGTGACGTCATTAATCTGCTTTCCTATTTGTGTACTTGGAATACATTAGAATTGTATCATATGccagcaatatgagctgtatttttagaattttattttgctgcaaaaagcTGCTGGTATGATtagtctgcatataacttaaactttaaTGATTAATGaggtttgaaaaaatcattaatttttgtcagagaaaagatttctcttctaaggaatatatagcaaatcagtTTTTGTActggacgacaataattcaattatgctccaattaaggcttctttaCGGCCTTTTCACATAAAAATATGgctaaaagatatttaaaaaacatggtatttttgtcattttagtagaaaataccATTTTCGTAAAAACTAATTCTtaaatgaaaattgcagctcatattgctttgtATTATATGCCATCACTGGAATACACTATGTATCTTTACCTGTTTAAAGAGAGCTGGCAGCGCGGAACTGTATGGTTGGAGATGGTTTAGTGGTGAAAATCTCGGATTTCGGTTTGTCACGAGAAAATGTGGTACACACAATGTCCGACGGAGACAAACATATTACGTGGAAATGGTTGGCGCCAGAAGTTTTGTTACAAGGTACAGAAAGAAAATACTAGTGGattaagattgaaaaaaatcagataatccacatgttttcaaatttgttaCATGTTATTGAAGGGGAACAggataatgttttaaaaaaatagcattaaaacTCGCAAGATTTCAATATTGAAATACGCACTATAGGCTATGCAATATTCTCATAGCAAGACATTTATCATTAAAGATATATAATTTTGtctcaaattttacaaagttaATAAAATAGCGAGAAGTAAAGACgtaaatttttttggaattcaTTTTAATAGAAGGATATTCTTTccccgatatttttttttaaatcaaaaagaaGCTGATAAAAGCATAATTTTAGATAcacacatcttcgctagccaagggttttcggtccactttgctccccataaacccttggcggatttcattatgaaaactcGGTGACAGGCTCCgctttatgattggctgcagctgcgagtagctgatccaatcacagtgcatgtaaatataaactttaaaagaaaacaatcaaGTACAGTGCTTctccaacgatggtctaaccagatcgctttaaaacctacatgtatctattttacTGGGATAGAACATGTAgctctacaaacttgtcaaggctcgcgtgatcagcatgggaagtaaacatggcaaatgtagaagttgcctatcccgttagtatataggCCTATACGtccctgcttatggttattgcttttaaagattcaatgatttttgtcttatttaatttctttggaccgcaatattcacgacagcgatacct encodes:
- the LOC105338293 gene encoding fer-related kinase 1 produces the protein MAEAVVRCGVCDSVATEYCKPCLLILCEGCAKGHPFYSGQHDIVPYWEINVPTFPTICSRHKKYSCTTYCKDCKIPVCKKCSSRKNEHKKHNLISIEDLSKIKEANESLEKRNSMRPNIEMKESSADDITSTEKQISESIKMSYVDKGEIFKVFEETETALSGNEPEKIKKTGSAYVNVDFEVQELDCFHGMLPREEAERLLIEDGDFLVRESNDPETNEPCCVLSAYFQDHRHFILKCPDEQKHASKDRHDSILAKVNQFYITGKPWEDCPDNILKHPIPREQWLIKNDDVVLEMELGKGYFGVVNKGIYKPKDISVAVKTCKETLTQKQTKTLLKEGRSLVDYDHPNIVKFIGIAAIRPPVMIVMEYVAGGDLLSHLQKHANTLRTTQLTQMCADAARGMTYLESKNCVHRELAARNCMVGDGLVVKISDFGLSRENVVHTMSDGDKHITWKWLAPEVLLQDTYSSLSDVWSFGVLMWEIYSRGKEPFSDISMSELPSKIKEGYKMATPEGTPAACHDLMMKCWEYNPSERYHFDRIQKKFNSMISSLRYSYVELPKKVS